In Streptomyces sp. NBC_00878, a single window of DNA contains:
- a CDS encoding sirohydrochlorin chelatase: MTTPAPALLIAGHGTRDDAGAEAFRDFVRELGRRNPGLPVAGGFIELSPPPLGEAVAELVEQGVRRFAAVPLMLVSAGHAKGDIPAALSREKERHPGISYTYGRPLGPHPALLTVLERRLDEALGGSGRTPEDRAAVTVLLVGRGSTDPDANAEVHKAARLLWEGRGYAGVETAFVSLAAPDVPSGLDRCVKLGARRIVVLPYFLFTGILPDRVRQQTEGWAAAHPEVEVVSADVIGPEPELLDLVMERYREAVAGDLRMNCDSCVYRIALPGFEDKVGLPQQPHFHPDDDGHHDGHHDGGHHHGHHHHDGHAPSHAH, translated from the coding sequence GTGACCACCCCCGCCCCCGCCCTGCTCATCGCCGGACACGGCACCCGGGACGACGCGGGTGCCGAGGCCTTCCGTGACTTCGTACGCGAGCTGGGCCGCCGCAACCCCGGGCTGCCTGTCGCGGGCGGCTTCATCGAGCTGTCCCCGCCGCCGCTCGGCGAGGCCGTCGCCGAACTGGTCGAGCAGGGGGTGCGCCGGTTCGCCGCGGTCCCGCTGATGCTGGTGTCCGCCGGGCACGCCAAGGGCGACATCCCGGCCGCGCTGAGCCGTGAGAAGGAGCGGCACCCCGGGATCTCGTACACGTATGGGCGTCCGCTGGGCCCGCACCCGGCGTTGCTCACCGTGCTGGAGCGGCGGCTCGACGAGGCGCTCGGCGGCTCGGGGCGGACACCCGAGGACCGGGCCGCGGTGACCGTCCTGCTCGTCGGGCGCGGCTCGACCGACCCGGACGCCAACGCCGAAGTGCACAAGGCGGCGCGGTTGTTGTGGGAGGGGCGGGGTTACGCGGGCGTGGAGACGGCGTTCGTCTCGCTGGCCGCGCCGGACGTGCCGTCGGGCCTGGACCGCTGTGTGAAGCTGGGCGCGCGCCGGATCGTGGTACTCCCCTACTTCCTCTTCACGGGTATCCTCCCGGACCGGGTGCGGCAGCAGACCGAGGGGTGGGCGGCCGCGCATCCGGAGGTCGAGGTGGTCTCGGCCGACGTCATCGGGCCGGAGCCGGAACTGCTCGACCTGGTCATGGAGCGCTACCGGGAGGCGGTCGCGGGTGATCTGCGGATGAACTGCGACTCCTGCGTCTACCGCATCGCGCTGCCCGGCTTCGAGGACAAGGTGGGGCTCCCCCAGCAGCCGCACTTCCACCCGGACGACGACGGCCACCACGACGGCCACCACGACGGCGGGCACCACCACGGACATCACCACCACGACGGCCACGCACCCTCCCATGCGCACTGA
- a CDS encoding precorrin-8X methylmutase, producing the protein MDPGARIVHPIEQESFRRLRARLDTSHFPPLTRAVVERVIHSAADLDYATDLVTDEAALERAHRALHDGAPVVVDVEMVAAGITRRDTVCRLKDAVSGPGLTRSAHAVRLAYEQVGPGAIWVIGCAPTALEELLTLDAAPALVIGLPVGFVGAAESKAALRESGLPAVSNVSEKGGSAVAAAALNALLYHPVPRADSQSQSESRADSQSRAESSFQSKEKS; encoded by the coding sequence ATGGACCCCGGGGCCCGGATCGTGCACCCCATCGAGCAGGAGTCCTTCCGGCGGCTGCGGGCCCGCCTGGACACCTCGCACTTCCCGCCGCTGACCCGTGCCGTCGTGGAGCGGGTGATCCACTCCGCCGCCGACCTCGACTACGCGACCGACCTCGTGACCGACGAGGCCGCGCTGGAGAGGGCCCACCGGGCGCTGCACGACGGGGCGCCCGTCGTGGTGGACGTGGAGATGGTCGCGGCGGGCATCACCCGGCGCGACACCGTCTGCCGGCTCAAGGACGCCGTGTCCGGTCCGGGGCTGACCCGTTCGGCCCACGCGGTCCGGCTCGCGTACGAGCAGGTCGGGCCCGGTGCGATCTGGGTGATCGGCTGCGCCCCGACCGCGCTCGAAGAGCTGCTCACGCTGGACGCCGCTCCGGCGCTCGTCATCGGGCTGCCCGTCGGTTTCGTCGGCGCGGCCGAGTCCAAGGCCGCGCTCCGCGAGAGCGGGCTGCCCGCGGTCAGCAACGTGTCCGAGAAGGGCGGCTCGGCGGTCGCCGCGGCGGCGCTCAACGCCCTGCTGTACCACCCCGTGCCCCGGGCTGACTCCCAGTCCCAGTCCGAGTCCCGGGCTGACTCCCAGTCCCGGGCCGAGTCCTCGTTCCAGTCCAAGGAGAAATCGTGA
- the cobJ gene encoding precorrin-3B C(17)-methyltransferase translates to MIGLISATAAGSAGCQRVASAWPGRTRVYEGPVGDAVRRAFAECEQLVCFLATGAVVRLVAPLLIDKASDPGIVCVDEGGRFAVSLVGGHGGGANELARAVGELLGAEPVVTTATDSVGLPGLDMLGLPVEGDVAGVSRAMLDGEAVALKADVAWPLPPLRVAETGAYSIRVSDRAVEPAESEVVLRPPSLVVGVGASKGAPVDEVLGLVEDALRDAGLSAKSVAEFATVDAKADEPGILGAAERLGVPVVTYGAEELAAVDVPNPSDAPLAAVGTPSVAEAAALLRGGELLVPKRKSAARPAMATCAVVRRPVRGRLAVVGLGPGARDLLTPRAKDELRRASVLVGLDQYVDQIRDLLLPGTRILESGLGAEEERARTAVAEARLGQAVALIGSGDAGVYAMASPALAEASDDIDVVGVPGVTAALAAGAILGAPLGHDHVSISLSDLHTPWEVIERRVRAAAEADIVVTFYNPRSRGRDWQLPKALTILAQHRKPTTPVGVVRNASRPDESSRLTTLSGLDPATVDMMTVVTVGNTATREIAGRMVTPRGYRWQEESK, encoded by the coding sequence GTGATCGGCCTGATTTCCGCGACGGCCGCCGGTTCGGCGGGCTGTCAGCGGGTGGCCTCGGCCTGGCCGGGCCGTACCCGCGTGTACGAGGGGCCCGTGGGCGACGCCGTACGGCGGGCCTTCGCGGAGTGTGAGCAGCTTGTGTGCTTCCTCGCCACGGGAGCCGTGGTGCGGCTCGTCGCGCCGCTGCTCATCGACAAGGCGTCCGATCCCGGGATCGTGTGTGTCGACGAGGGCGGGCGGTTCGCGGTGTCCCTGGTCGGGGGCCACGGCGGTGGCGCCAATGAACTCGCCCGCGCGGTGGGCGAGTTGCTCGGTGCCGAACCCGTCGTGACGACGGCGACCGACTCCGTGGGTCTGCCGGGGCTCGACATGCTCGGCCTGCCGGTGGAAGGGGATGTGGCCGGGGTGTCCCGGGCCATGCTCGACGGGGAAGCAGTTGCACTGAAGGCCGACGTGGCCTGGCCGCTTCCGCCGCTTCGGGTCGCCGAGACCGGGGCGTACTCAATTCGCGTCAGTGACAGGGCTGTTGAGCCCGCCGAGAGTGAGGTCGTGCTCCGGCCGCCCTCTCTCGTCGTCGGCGTCGGTGCCTCCAAGGGCGCTCCTGTCGACGAGGTGCTCGGGCTCGTCGAGGACGCGCTCCGGGACGCCGGTCTTTCGGCGAAGTCCGTCGCCGAGTTCGCCACCGTGGACGCCAAGGCCGATGAGCCCGGCATTCTCGGAGCGGCCGAGCGGCTCGGGGTGCCCGTGGTGACGTACGGCGCCGAGGAGTTGGCGGCGGTCGACGTGCCGAACCCCTCGGACGCGCCCCTCGCCGCCGTCGGCACCCCGTCGGTGGCGGAGGCCGCCGCCCTGCTGCGCGGCGGCGAACTCCTGGTCCCCAAGCGCAAGTCGGCCGCGCGGCCAGCGATGGCGACCTGCGCCGTCGTACGCAGGCCGGTGCGCGGGCGGCTCGCGGTGGTCGGCCTCGGTCCCGGCGCCCGGGACCTGCTGACGCCCCGCGCGAAGGACGAGTTGCGCCGGGCCTCGGTGCTCGTCGGGCTCGACCAGTACGTCGACCAGATCCGCGACCTGCTCCTCCCGGGCACCCGGATCCTGGAGTCGGGGCTCGGCGCCGAGGAGGAGCGGGCCCGGACGGCCGTGGCCGAGGCCCGGCTCGGGCAGGCGGTCGCGCTGATCGGCAGCGGCGACGCGGGCGTGTACGCGATGGCGTCGCCCGCGCTCGCGGAGGCGTCCGACGACATCGACGTGGTCGGGGTGCCCGGGGTGACCGCCGCGCTCGCGGCCGGAGCGATCCTGGGCGCGCCGCTCGGCCACGACCATGTGTCGATCAGCCTCTCCGACCTGCACACACCGTGGGAGGTCATCGAGCGCCGGGTGCGCGCGGCGGCCGAGGCCGACATCGTCGTCACCTTCTACAACCCGCGCAGCCGGGGCCGCGACTGGCAGCTCCCGAAGGCGCTCACGATCCTCGCCCAGCACCGGAAGCCGACGACGCCCGTGGGAGTCGTACGCAACGCCTCGCGCCCCGACGAATCCAGCCGCCTGACCACCCTCTCCGGACTCGATCCGGCGACGGTGGACATGATGACGGTGGTGACCGTGGGCAACACGGCGACCCGTGAGATCGCCGGGCGTATGGTGACGCCGCGTGGCTACCGCTGGCAGGAGGAGTCCAAGTGA
- the cbiE gene encoding precorrin-6y C5,15-methyltransferase (decarboxylating) subunit CbiE: MITVVGTGTGAPLSPDAGAALAGAGLVVGGRRHLAAATTMPDTAERVVLGPLAPALDAIEQYLEKPADQGRVVVLASGDPGFFGIVRALAERFGADRLAVHPGVSSVATAFARLGLTWDDAVVVSAHGRALRTAVNVCRAHPKVAVLTGPGSGPAELGAALRSSGRVLVVASALGAGADSGTGSGASTGTGTGTAPDSGSASQSGERVERVTPAEAAARDWGPAVSVVLCLDESRVLSPVRTIAGPPPGPAQWALDEGEFTHRDSMITKFEVRALALARLGPRLGEHVWDIGAGSGSVAVECARLGAAVTAVEKTLDGVERVRANAAAHGVDVTAVHGAAPTVLSDLPDPDAVFIGGGGRELPAIVTACARRARRSVVVAMAALDRVPAVRDALVAAGLDCDGVLLQSSRLAPLPGDVTRLAATNPVFLLWGVRPPARDEGVAQ; encoded by the coding sequence GTGATCACCGTCGTCGGTACGGGTACGGGGGCGCCCCTTTCGCCGGACGCCGGGGCCGCGTTGGCCGGGGCGGGGCTCGTCGTGGGCGGCCGACGCCATCTGGCCGCCGCGACGACGATGCCGGACACGGCCGAGCGAGTCGTCCTCGGTCCGCTCGCGCCCGCCCTCGACGCGATCGAGCAGTATCTGGAGAAGCCCGCGGACCAGGGGCGAGTTGTCGTGCTGGCCTCCGGGGACCCCGGGTTCTTCGGGATCGTCCGGGCGCTCGCGGAGCGTTTCGGGGCCGACCGGCTGGCGGTCCACCCGGGGGTGTCGTCCGTCGCCACCGCCTTCGCGCGGCTCGGGCTGACCTGGGACGACGCGGTGGTCGTGAGCGCGCACGGGCGTGCTCTGCGGACCGCCGTGAACGTCTGCCGGGCCCACCCCAAGGTGGCGGTGCTGACGGGGCCGGGCTCCGGACCCGCGGAACTCGGGGCCGCGCTCCGGTCGAGCGGGCGGGTGTTGGTGGTTGCTTCGGCGCTGGGGGCGGGCGCGGACTCGGGCACTGGCTCGGGTGCCAGTACCGGCACCGGCACCGGCACCGCCCCGGACTCGGGCTCCGCCTCGCAGTCCGGGGAGCGGGTCGAGCGGGTCACGCCCGCCGAGGCCGCCGCCCGCGACTGGGGGCCGGCGGTGAGCGTCGTGCTCTGTCTCGACGAGTCACGCGTCCTCTCCCCCGTGCGTACGATCGCGGGGCCGCCGCCCGGACCCGCCCAATGGGCCCTGGACGAGGGTGAGTTCACCCACCGGGACTCGATGATCACCAAGTTCGAGGTACGGGCGCTGGCGCTGGCCCGGCTCGGGCCGCGGCTCGGTGAGCACGTGTGGGACATCGGCGCGGGCTCCGGCTCGGTGGCCGTGGAATGCGCACGGCTCGGGGCCGCCGTGACCGCCGTGGAGAAGACCCTGGACGGTGTGGAACGGGTCCGCGCCAACGCCGCCGCGCACGGGGTCGACGTGACCGCCGTGCACGGCGCCGCGCCGACCGTGCTGTCCGACCTGCCCGACCCCGACGCCGTGTTCATCGGCGGGGGCGGCCGGGAACTGCCCGCCATCGTGACCGCCTGTGCCCGACGGGCGCGGCGGTCGGTCGTCGTGGCGATGGCCGCCCTCGACCGGGTTCCGGCGGTCCGGGACGCGCTGGTCGCGGCCGGGCTCGACTGTGACGGCGTACTGCTGCAGTCGTCCCGGCTGGCGCCGCTGCCGGGGGATGTCACCCGGCTCGCGGCGACCAATCCCGTTTTCCTGCTGTGGGGCGTCCGGCCTCCGGCGCGCGATGAAGGAGTTGCTCAGTGA
- the cobM gene encoding precorrin-4 C(11)-methyltransferase, with product MADAPTGKVTFVGAGPGAADLLTFRAARAIAEADVVIWAASLVQAEVLEHAREGAEILDSATMSLEDVVAVYERAAETGLRVARIHSGDPALWGGTQEQADRCAEIGIETEIVPGVSSFSAVAALAQRELTIPEVAQSVILTRLGGGKTPMPPGEEVREFARHGTTMALFLSAARSGQLVRELLEGGYPTSTPVVVAYQATWPEELIVKCTIGTLEETVKEHKLWKHTLFLVGPALDAHGTRSHLYHPGHFHGFRKADPEARRALRTQGAQGAQGTQGVQGARGTQGVTP from the coding sequence ATGGCCGATGCCCCCACCGGCAAGGTGACCTTCGTCGGGGCCGGGCCCGGTGCCGCCGACCTGCTGACGTTCCGTGCCGCGCGCGCCATCGCCGAGGCCGACGTCGTGATCTGGGCGGCCAGCCTGGTACAGGCCGAGGTTCTCGAACACGCGCGTGAGGGAGCCGAGATCCTGGACTCGGCGACGATGTCGTTGGAGGACGTCGTCGCCGTGTACGAACGCGCCGCCGAGACCGGGCTGAGAGTCGCCCGGATCCACTCCGGCGACCCCGCGCTCTGGGGCGGTACGCAGGAACAGGCCGACCGGTGCGCGGAGATCGGCATCGAGACCGAGATCGTGCCCGGCGTCTCCTCCTTCTCGGCCGTCGCCGCGCTCGCCCAGCGTGAGCTGACCATCCCCGAGGTCGCGCAGTCCGTGATCCTCACCCGGCTCGGCGGCGGCAAGACGCCGATGCCGCCCGGGGAGGAAGTACGGGAGTTCGCGCGGCACGGCACGACGATGGCGCTGTTCCTGTCGGCCGCCCGCAGCGGACAGCTCGTACGGGAGCTGCTGGAGGGCGGTTATCCGACGTCGACGCCGGTCGTGGTCGCGTACCAGGCGACCTGGCCGGAGGAGCTGATCGTGAAGTGCACGATCGGCACGCTGGAGGAGACCGTCAAGGAGCACAAGCTCTGGAAGCACACGCTGTTCCTGGTCGGCCCGGCCCTCGACGCACACGGCACGCGCTCGCACCTCTACCACCCCGGCCACTTCCACGGTTTCCGAAAGGCCGATCCGGAGGCCCGCAGGGCGCTGCGGACACAGGGTGCACAGGGTGCACAGGGTACACAGGGCGTTCAGGGTGCGCGAGGTACTCAGGGTGTCACTCCGTGA
- a CDS encoding ZIP family metal transporter — protein sequence MAVFVALGAFLMTLAGGWTAQRVTDRRHLVLGLAGGLMLGVVGLDLLPEALDAAGDEIFGVPAALLLFVAGFLLAHLVERLLAARQAAHGAEEHDGRAPEVGLTAAAAMVGHSAMDGVAIGAAFQVGGGMGAAVAVAVIAHDFADGFNTYTITTLYGNARRKAIAMLFADAAAPVVGAASTLLFTIPEHLLGGYLGFFGGALLYLAAAEILPEAHHEHPARSTLLCTIAGAAFIWLVVGIAE from the coding sequence ATGGCGGTGTTCGTCGCGCTCGGCGCGTTCCTCATGACGCTGGCCGGCGGCTGGACGGCGCAACGCGTCACCGACCGCCGCCACCTCGTCCTCGGTCTGGCAGGCGGTCTGATGCTGGGCGTCGTCGGCCTGGATCTGCTGCCGGAGGCGCTCGACGCGGCGGGTGACGAGATCTTCGGCGTCCCGGCCGCGCTGCTGCTGTTCGTGGCGGGCTTCCTGCTGGCGCACCTGGTGGAACGCCTGCTGGCCGCACGACAGGCGGCGCACGGGGCTGAGGAGCACGACGGCCGCGCGCCCGAGGTGGGCCTGACGGCCGCCGCCGCGATGGTCGGCCACAGCGCGATGGACGGCGTCGCGATCGGCGCGGCCTTCCAGGTCGGCGGCGGCATGGGAGCGGCCGTGGCCGTCGCCGTGATCGCCCACGACTTCGCGGACGGCTTCAACACGTACACGATCACGACGCTGTACGGGAACGCCCGCCGCAAGGCGATCGCGATGCTGTTCGCGGACGCGGCGGCACCGGTGGTGGGCGCCGCCTCGACGCTTCTCTTCACGATCCCCGAGCATCTGCTCGGCGGCTATCTCGGCTTCTTCGGCGGCGCGCTGCTGTATCTCGCCGCCGCCGAGATCCTCCCCGAGGCCCACCACGAACACCCGGCGCGCTCCACACTTCTGTGCACGATCGCGGGTGCGGCCTTCATCTGGCTGGTGGTGGGCATCGCGGAGTGA
- the cobI gene encoding precorrin-2 C(20)-methyltransferase: MGNSRLIGVGVGPGDPELVTVKGVNCLRAADVVVVPVMAAPDGTDGGERGRAEATVLHYVSEDKVVRVVFALNERSDRGRREAAWDAAGERVAGLLRTHGTVAFATIGDPNVYSTFTYLAQTIAHAVPGTVVETVPGITAMQDLAARSGAVLTEGTEPLTLVPVTAGAGALKDALNGPGTVVAYKFGRLAQEVAAALRETGRLDDAVWGSALGLPDESIRPAGELDGTPLPYLSTLIAPARRDGGRGGKL, from the coding sequence ATGGGCAACAGCAGGCTGATCGGGGTCGGGGTCGGGCCCGGGGATCCCGAGCTCGTGACCGTCAAGGGGGTCAACTGCCTCCGGGCGGCCGATGTCGTCGTCGTGCCCGTCATGGCCGCGCCCGATGGGACGGATGGCGGGGAGCGGGGGCGCGCCGAGGCGACCGTTCTGCATTACGTGTCCGAGGACAAGGTCGTACGTGTCGTCTTCGCGCTCAACGAGCGGTCCGACCGGGGGCGCCGCGAGGCCGCCTGGGACGCCGCCGGGGAGCGGGTGGCCGGGCTGCTGCGTACGCACGGGACCGTGGCGTTCGCGACCATCGGCGACCCGAACGTGTACTCCACGTTCACCTATCTCGCGCAGACCATCGCGCACGCCGTACCGGGGACGGTCGTCGAGACCGTGCCCGGAATCACCGCCATGCAGGACCTCGCCGCCCGTTCCGGGGCCGTGCTGACGGAGGGCACCGAACCACTGACGCTCGTGCCCGTCACCGCCGGGGCCGGCGCGCTCAAGGACGCCCTCAACGGGCCCGGCACCGTCGTCGCGTACAAGTTCGGGCGGCTGGCCCAGGAAGTCGCCGCGGCGCTGCGGGAGACCGGGCGGCTCGACGATGCCGTGTGGGGGTCGGCGTTGGGGCTGCCGGACGAGTCCATTCGGCCCGCGGGCGAGCTGGACGGCACCCCGCTGCCCTATCTCTCGACGCTCATCGCGCCCGCGCGGCGCGACGGCGGACGCGGCGGAAAGTTGTGA
- a CDS encoding cobyrinate a,c-diamide synthase encodes MSSSVPRLVIAAPSSGSGKTTVATGLMAAFASRGLAVSPHKVGPDYIDPGYHALATGRVGRNLDAYLCGAELVAPLFAHGARGCDLAVVEGVMGLFDGAAGEGELASTAHVAKLLRAPVVLVVDASSQSRSVAALVHGFASWDPEVRIGGVILNKVGSDRHEGMLREALDASGVPVLGVLRRAEQVGTPSRHLGLVPVAERRVEAVAAVAAMASQVRGGCDLDALFALARGAGSLPGGAWDAAEVLGSSPPPPLPIPDPGGSAPRPPYRPERPRPQTPDGLDGPRIAIAGGAAFSFSYAEHAELLAAAGADVVTFDPLRDEELPEGTRGLVIGGGFPEVYGPELSANEPLRKAVASLAERGAPVAAECAGLLYLSRELDGRPMCGVIDAKARMDERLTLGYRDAVAVSDSVLAEAGSRMRGHEFHRTVVEPGAGVAPAWGLRAPVRRVEGFVQQGVHASYLHTHWASAPGVARRFVERCVGSWATAG; translated from the coding sequence GTGAGTTCTTCCGTCCCTCGGCTGGTCATCGCCGCGCCCTCTTCGGGCAGCGGCAAGACCACCGTTGCCACGGGGTTGATGGCCGCGTTCGCCTCGCGGGGACTTGCCGTGTCCCCGCACAAGGTGGGGCCCGACTACATCGATCCCGGGTATCACGCGCTCGCCACCGGGCGGGTGGGGCGGAATCTCGACGCCTATCTGTGTGGGGCGGAGCTGGTCGCGCCGCTGTTCGCCCATGGCGCGCGGGGGTGTGATCTCGCGGTCGTCGAGGGGGTGATGGGGCTGTTCGACGGGGCGGCGGGGGAAGGGGAGTTGGCCTCTACCGCTCATGTGGCGAAGTTGCTGCGGGCGCCTGTGGTGTTGGTCGTGGACGCCTCTTCGCAGTCGCGGTCCGTGGCCGCGCTGGTGCACGGGTTTGCCTCCTGGGATCCGGAGGTGCGGATCGGTGGAGTGATCCTGAACAAGGTGGGGTCCGATCGGCATGAGGGGATGCTTCGGGAGGCGTTGGACGCGTCGGGGGTGCCTGTGCTGGGTGTCCTGCGGCGGGCTGAGCAGGTGGGTACTCCCTCTCGGCATCTTGGGCTGGTGCCTGTTGCCGAGCGGCGGGTGGAGGCGGTTGCGGCTGTTGCGGCGATGGCCTCGCAGGTGCGGGGCGGGTGTGATCTGGATGCGTTGTTCGCGTTGGCGCGTGGGGCCGGATCGTTGCCCGGTGGCGCGTGGGATGCGGCTGAGGTCTTGGGTTCCTCGCCCCCGCCGCCCCTTCCCATTCCCGACCCTGGGGGCTCTGCCCCCAGACCCCCGTATCGGCCTGAACGGCCTCGTCCTCAAACGCCGGACGGGCTGGATGGCCCGAGGATTGCCATAGCGGGTGGGGCCGCCTTCAGCTTCTCCTATGCCGAGCATGCCGAGTTGCTTGCCGCGGCCGGGGCCGATGTCGTCACCTTCGATCCGCTTCGGGATGAGGAACTGCCCGAAGGGACACGGGGGTTGGTCATCGGGGGCGGGTTTCCCGAGGTGTACGGACCTGAGTTGTCCGCCAACGAACCCCTCCGCAAGGCCGTTGCCTCGCTCGCCGAGCGTGGGGCTCCCGTCGCCGCCGAGTGTGCGGGGCTGCTGTATCTCTCGCGCGAGCTCGACGGGCGGCCCATGTGCGGGGTGATCGACGCGAAGGCGCGGATGGACGAGCGGCTGACCCTGGGGTATCGGGACGCCGTCGCCGTGTCCGACAGTGTGCTGGCCGAGGCCGGCAGCCGGATGCGCGGGCATGAGTTTCACCGCACCGTCGTGGAGCCCGGGGCGGGGGTGGCCCCCGCCTGGGGGCTGCGTGCTCCGGTGCGGCGGGTCGAAGGTTTCGTACAGCAGGGCGTGCACGCGAGTTATCTGCATACGCATTGGGCGTCCGCGCCCGGTGTCGCCCGTCGGTTCGTGGAGAGGTGTGTCGGGTCATGGGCAACAGCAGGCTGA
- the cobO gene encoding cob(I)yrinic acid a,c-diamide adenosyltransferase, with amino-acid sequence MPQGQPSVVPDDGLTTRQRRNRPLVVVHTGIGKGKSTAAFGLALRAWNQGWPIGVFQFVKSAKWKVGEENALRVLGASDEGGAVDWHKMGEGWSWVQRDDQMDNEEKAREGWEQVKRDLAAETYKLYVLDEFAYPMHWGWVDVDEVVSVLRDRPGTQHVVITGRNAPEKLLELADLVTDMSKVKHPMDAGQKGQRGIEW; translated from the coding sequence ATGCCGCAGGGACAGCCGAGTGTGGTGCCCGACGACGGGCTGACGACTCGTCAGCGGCGCAATCGGCCGCTCGTGGTCGTGCACACCGGGATCGGGAAGGGCAAGTCCACCGCCGCCTTCGGGCTCGCGCTGCGGGCCTGGAATCAGGGCTGGCCCATCGGGGTCTTCCAGTTCGTCAAGTCCGCGAAGTGGAAGGTCGGCGAGGAGAACGCGCTTCGGGTGCTGGGGGCATCCGATGAAGGCGGGGCCGTCGACTGGCACAAGATGGGTGAGGGCTGGTCCTGGGTTCAGCGGGATGACCAGATGGACAACGAGGAGAAGGCCCGCGAGGGCTGGGAGCAGGTCAAGCGCGACCTCGCAGCCGAGACGTACAAGCTGTATGTGCTCGACGAGTTCGCCTACCCCATGCACTGGGGGTGGGTCGACGTCGACGAGGTCGTCTCCGTGCTGCGGGACCGGCCCGGGACCCAGCATGTCGTGATCACCGGGCGCAACGCCCCCGAGAAGCTTCTCGAACTCGCCGACCTCGTGACCGACATGTCCAAGGTCAAGCACCCCATGGACGCGGGCCAGAAGGGGCAGAGAGGCATCGAGTGGTGA